The following coding sequences are from one bacterium SCSIO 12741 window:
- a CDS encoding sulfite exporter TauE/SafE family protein: MIYLGGAIAIGLLSNLHCLGMCGPIALALPLNRSNFFTRTLGVLAYNSGRILTYAALGAVLGLFGEGLHFFGLQQTFSIVLGALIILFALLPGLLQKEQIVGGGIYRWTQNLKTEFGKHFRKSSYSSLFMIGLLNGLLPCGMVYIALAGALAASSWQQGALFMALFGAGTLPVMFSLPLVVSKLTSPLRARIRKFLPIIAIGMGLLLILRGSNLGIPYLSPKSQPNAQTEAPECH; this comes from the coding sequence ATGATCTATCTGGGCGGAGCCATAGCAATAGGATTACTCAGCAACTTGCACTGCTTGGGGATGTGTGGTCCTATTGCCTTAGCTCTTCCATTAAACCGAAGCAACTTCTTCACCCGAACGTTGGGAGTATTGGCCTACAACAGTGGCCGGATTCTCACTTATGCAGCTCTGGGTGCTGTTTTAGGTCTGTTTGGCGAAGGCTTACATTTCTTCGGATTACAACAAACATTTTCCATCGTACTGGGCGCTCTCATCATCCTTTTTGCGCTGCTCCCGGGATTACTTCAGAAAGAACAAATCGTAGGGGGCGGAATTTATCGATGGACCCAAAACCTGAAAACCGAGTTTGGAAAGCACTTCAGGAAATCGTCCTATTCCTCCCTGTTTATGATCGGCCTGCTCAACGGTCTTTTGCCTTGTGGAATGGTTTACATTGCGCTCGCTGGTGCCTTGGCAGCCTCCAGCTGGCAGCAAGGAGCCTTGTTCATGGCCTTGTTCGGAGCTGGAACCTTACCCGTTATGTTTTCACTCCCGTTAGTGGTGTCTAAACTAACCTCTCCTCTGCGGGCTCGTATTCGTAAATTTCTTCCGATTATTGCCATCGGTATGGGGCTATTGCTAATACTGAGAGGATCTAACCTGGGAATTCCCTACCTCAGTCCAAAGAGCCAACCCAATGCGCAAACAGAAGCCCCGGAATGCCACTGA
- a CDS encoding FixH family protein has translation MKLNWGTGITIAIVAFMCFILYLVISISSVSTDLYAEDYYQQEIEYQNRIDQKKNSNPYQDQWKVKATAQEVSLEMPAAITSGDIQGKVQFYRADDASMDRLFDLKLNNQRQTFDRTAFSSGRYTVKVEWTHQEVPYFLEKDIYIP, from the coding sequence ATGAAGCTTAACTGGGGAACAGGCATTACCATTGCCATAGTAGCTTTCATGTGTTTCATTCTTTATTTGGTAATCAGCATTAGCAGTGTAAGCACTGATTTGTATGCTGAAGATTACTACCAGCAAGAGATTGAATATCAGAATCGTATCGATCAGAAAAAAAACAGTAATCCCTACCAGGATCAATGGAAGGTGAAGGCAACCGCACAGGAGGTTTCTCTTGAAATGCCTGCCGCCATTACCTCTGGGGATATACAGGGAAAAGTTCAGTTTTATCGAGCAGATGATGCCTCCATGGATCGCCTTTTTGATTTGAAATTGAACAATCAGCGTCAGACGTTTGACCGTACGGCCTTTTCCAGCGGTAGATATACCGTAAAAGTAGAATGGACTCATCAAGAGGTCCCCTACTTCTTGGAAAAGGACATTTATATACCCTGA
- the ccoG gene encoding cytochrome c oxidase accessory protein CcoG: MEEQKSFRDSIATVDEQGKRIWIFPKKPFGKYYDKRKLLSYLLLLLLFSGPFLRIGGEPVLMFNVLERKFIIFGQIFWPQDLHLFALAMIAMVIFIALFTVVFGRLFCGWICPQTIFMEMVFRRIEYWIEGDWKQQKKLKKAPWNAEKIRKKTIKHVIFWTISFLIANTFLAYIIGNVELFHIVTDNPMEHITGLISIVIFTTVFYLVFSKMREQVCTVVCPYGRLQGVLLDSKSLVVAYDYARGENRARFRKNEDRQELGKGDCIDCKQCVHVCPTGIDIRNGTQLECINCTACMDACDHMMESVGLEKGLIRYASEDGIKDKAPWKLTLRMKAYIAVLFALLGLLGFLIVGRSDFETTILRTRGSLYNKVEKGVYSNVYDVTLVNKTNDDMPIEIKIIDGIGELQPVGDPLFLHAQAEVKGKFIIIARQSDFTGSKTPITLGIYGNGELIEEVETTFLGPSL, translated from the coding sequence ATGGAGGAACAAAAATCCTTTAGGGATTCCATAGCAACCGTTGACGAGCAGGGTAAACGGATTTGGATATTCCCTAAAAAACCTTTCGGAAAATACTACGACAAGAGAAAACTACTCAGCTACCTGCTGCTGCTCTTGTTATTTTCCGGACCTTTTCTACGCATCGGCGGGGAACCCGTCCTGATGTTTAACGTGCTCGAAAGAAAGTTTATCATCTTCGGGCAAATCTTCTGGCCACAGGACTTACACTTGTTTGCCCTGGCCATGATCGCAATGGTCATCTTTATCGCACTATTTACTGTGGTATTTGGCCGATTGTTCTGTGGATGGATCTGTCCCCAAACCATTTTTATGGAAATGGTTTTCCGGCGGATCGAGTATTGGATTGAAGGCGACTGGAAACAGCAAAAGAAACTGAAAAAGGCGCCTTGGAATGCAGAAAAAATCCGTAAAAAGACGATTAAACACGTCATTTTCTGGACGATTTCCTTCTTGATTGCCAATACCTTTTTGGCTTACATTATTGGAAATGTAGAGCTCTTCCACATCGTTACCGACAATCCGATGGAGCATATAACGGGCTTGATCAGTATTGTCATCTTCACCACTGTATTTTACCTGGTATTCTCCAAAATGAGAGAGCAGGTTTGTACCGTAGTGTGTCCCTATGGACGTCTGCAAGGAGTGCTATTAGATAGCAAGTCCCTGGTGGTAGCCTACGACTATGCACGTGGAGAAAACCGGGCAAGATTTCGTAAAAACGAAGACCGCCAGGAATTGGGCAAAGGAGATTGCATCGATTGTAAGCAATGTGTACACGTCTGCCCTACTGGTATCGATATCCGAAATGGAACCCAGTTGGAATGTATCAACTGTACAGCCTGTATGGATGCCTGTGACCACATGATGGAAAGCGTGGGTCTCGAAAAAGGCCTTATTCGTTATGCATCTGAAGATGGAATTAAGGACAAAGCACCTTGGAAATTAACGTTAAGAATGAAGGCTTACATTGCGGTTCTATTCGCATTGTTGGGCTTACTTGGTTTCTTGATTGTAGGTCGTTCTGATTTTGAAACAACCATTTTGCGAACTCGTGGAAGTTTGTACAACAAGGTTGAAAAAGGAGTTTACAGTAACGTGTACGATGTTACCTTAGTAAACAAAACAAACGACGACATGCCCATTGAGATAAAAATTATCGATGGAATTGGAGAATTGCAACCTGTTGGTGATCCTTTATTCCTTCACGCTCAGGCGGAAGTAAAAGGGAAATTCATCATCATTGCTCGTCAGAGCGATTTTACGGGAAGCAAAACCCCAATTACACTCGGTATCTATGGCAATGGTGAATTGATCGAAGAAGTAGAAACAACATTTTTAGGACCATCACTATGA
- a CDS encoding c-type cytochrome translates to MAALLLFLIVLTGSAIKGLLRSDAFKKKLERSNRQSNSNLNALLLLIGLSLPTFGLAMSPAAEATAEATGFVPTNEMILAAFIINLILLYFLYYLRNMLNSLINVDKTEEELAKESKEASERWSKVLTDRVSMEEEGSILMDHDYDGIQELDNNLPPWWKYGFYLSIVFAVIYLFNYHVVGWGDLQHVEYTKDSLKAEIEKAAYLESQAMSVDENTVTYLSDAGALASGESLFQQYCKTCHLDKGQGNIGPNLTDDYWIHGGTINDVFATIKYGAQNGMKSWQDELNPIQMQQVASYVMSLEYVAPPEGKDPQGDLVAPVEEAPAAPVDSTQAEETPVAAADSTATAQVEE, encoded by the coding sequence ATGGCAGCCCTGCTATTGTTCCTAATTGTATTGACCGGATCAGCTATCAAAGGATTGCTACGAAGCGATGCCTTTAAGAAAAAGTTAGAACGGTCTAACCGCCAATCAAATAGTAACCTAAATGCGTTACTGCTTTTGATTGGGCTATCTCTTCCCACATTCGGATTGGCTATGTCACCAGCTGCTGAAGCAACCGCCGAAGCTACTGGTTTTGTACCAACAAATGAGATGATTCTGGCCGCCTTTATCATCAACTTGATTTTGCTCTATTTCCTCTACTATTTGAGGAATATGTTGAACTCTCTGATCAACGTAGACAAAACTGAGGAAGAATTGGCCAAAGAATCTAAGGAGGCTTCCGAGCGCTGGTCTAAAGTGCTTACCGACCGTGTTTCTATGGAAGAAGAAGGTTCTATTCTTATGGATCACGACTACGACGGTATCCAGGAGTTGGACAACAACTTGCCGCCTTGGTGGAAGTACGGATTCTATTTGTCTATCGTATTCGCAGTGATCTACCTATTCAACTATCACGTGGTAGGATGGGGTGATCTTCAACACGTAGAATACACCAAAGACAGCCTTAAAGCAGAAATTGAAAAAGCAGCCTACCTCGAATCTCAAGCAATGAGTGTAGATGAGAATACAGTTACTTACCTCAGTGATGCAGGAGCTCTGGCTAGCGGTGAAAGCCTGTTCCAGCAATATTGTAAAACCTGTCACTTAGACAAAGGACAAGGAAACATTGGTCCTAACTTGACAGATGATTACTGGATTCACGGAGGTACGATCAACGACGTTTTTGCCACTATCAAGTATGGTGCACAAAACGGTATGAAGAGTTGGCAGGATGAGCTTAACCCAATACAGATGCAACAGGTAGCATCTTACGTAATGTCTCTAGAATACGTAGCACCACCAGAAGGGAAAGATCCGCAAGGTGATTTGGTGGCTCCGGTAGAGGAAGCTCCAGCTGCCCCAGTGGACAGCACACAAGCTGAAGAAACTCCTGTAGCAGCGGCGGATAGTACCGCCACTGCTCAGGTTGAGGAATAA
- a CDS encoding CcoQ/FixQ family Cbb3-type cytochrome c oxidase assembly chaperone, whose translation MLKFIKHHMTGIEGIEIFPLISMSIFVLFFTGLLVWVMVANKEKIKEISDYPLND comes from the coding sequence ATGCTAAAATTTATCAAACATCACATGACAGGAATCGAAGGGATTGAAATCTTTCCCTTGATATCGATGAGCATATTCGTTTTGTTTTTTACCGGACTTCTGGTTTGGGTGATGGTAGCGAATAAGGAAAAAATTAAAGAGATAAGCGATTATCCATTAAACGACTAA
- the ccoS gene encoding cbb3-type cytochrome oxidase assembly protein CcoS: MSVIFLLILVSLLVAGGFLIAFLWAVKSGQYEDDYSPAVRILFDDQQNPSSDNIYPKNNHVISNGTGEKESDSKTSH; encoded by the coding sequence ATGAGTGTCATCTTTCTTTTAATTTTAGTCAGCCTCCTAGTAGCAGGCGGCTTTTTGATCGCCTTTCTTTGGGCCGTCAAAAGTGGTCAATACGAGGACGATTACAGCCCAGCTGTACGAATACTCTTTGACGATCAGCAGAACCCTTCTTCAGATAATATTTACCCTAAGAATAATCACGTAATCTCAAATGGAACCGGAGAAAAAGAGTCCGATTCCAAAACATCTCACTAA
- a CDS encoding heavy metal translocating P-type ATPase metal-binding domain-containing protein, translated as MNCAHCGDECPDKSLQLEDKYFCCQGCQTVYQILHENQLEDYYLMENAPGLKLKGTVNQDQFAFLDDPSMASRFIQYEDHQVTRVSFMVPQIHCSSCIWLLENLNRLQPGIQSASVNFPRRRLDVIFKNQEISLRQVMELLASIGYEPDLRNSGRTEKGKSESRSSSDKTIIYQIGIAGFCFGNIMLLAFPEYLGIDTSFESFRSFFGRIQWVLSFPVLLYSGKGYLISAWKGIRQRFINMDVPIALGMITLFLRSSYEIFTATGSGYFDSLAGLVFFLLIGKWYQQKTYQSLSFDRDFKSYFPIAVHKVKGEERIPTKIEELKPGDRIELRNQELIPADGVLLQGEAWIDYSFVTGESDLIEKNEGELLYAGGRQTSGKIQVELTREVDNSYLTQLWNQDAFKGQSGAKDLKQISDQVSRYFTVVVLGITAVTGIYWYLNDPSVMWNAITAVLIVACPCALALCVPFTLGNSMRLLGSRGLYLKNAAVIEKMARITDIVFDKTGTITLNNQMQVKYQGQPLNDTEQNAIYTLVSQSIHPLSTAIHKHLNGAQELATVKFEEIPGRGIDGRIGTDHIRMGSAEFIGVSQPEATLTSEVHLEINGEVKGCFQLKQQYRKGLKDLLSILKAHFELYLLSGDKDHQKEELRQKFGWEAMYFDQSPMNKLEFIQTLQKDQKEVMMIGDGLNDAGALKQSDVGVAISDQVHQFSPACDALFAAGNFNRLPRILEFARKNLVLIKIGFVISFLYNIVGLSFAVSGTLSPVIAALLMPISSVSIVVFATIGSNYYAPKIT; from the coding sequence ATGAATTGTGCGCATTGCGGTGATGAATGTCCTGACAAAAGCCTTCAATTAGAAGACAAGTACTTCTGTTGTCAAGGTTGTCAAACGGTTTACCAAATTCTTCATGAGAATCAATTGGAGGATTACTACCTCATGGAGAATGCTCCTGGGCTGAAATTGAAGGGTACGGTAAATCAAGATCAATTTGCCTTTCTGGATGATCCGTCCATGGCTTCTCGCTTTATCCAATACGAAGACCATCAGGTGACCCGTGTATCCTTTATGGTACCGCAAATTCACTGTAGCTCCTGTATTTGGCTATTGGAAAATCTAAATCGATTGCAGCCAGGAATCCAGTCAGCGTCAGTAAATTTCCCAAGGCGCCGACTCGATGTCATTTTCAAAAACCAGGAAATTTCTCTTCGTCAGGTCATGGAACTTCTTGCTTCCATTGGTTATGAACCTGATTTAAGAAACAGCGGACGAACCGAAAAAGGTAAATCCGAATCACGTTCTTCTTCTGACAAAACCATTATTTACCAAATTGGTATCGCTGGCTTCTGTTTTGGTAACATCATGTTGCTGGCTTTTCCAGAATACCTGGGAATAGATACCAGTTTTGAAAGCTTCCGATCATTTTTTGGCCGCATTCAATGGGTACTATCCTTTCCCGTCCTGCTCTACTCAGGCAAGGGTTATTTGATTAGCGCCTGGAAGGGCATTCGTCAACGCTTCATCAATATGGATGTTCCCATTGCTCTGGGAATGATCACTCTGTTTCTAAGAAGCAGCTACGAAATTTTTACGGCAACAGGCAGCGGTTACTTCGACTCTCTTGCCGGGCTGGTCTTCTTTCTCCTCATCGGAAAATGGTACCAGCAAAAAACCTATCAATCCCTGTCCTTTGATAGAGACTTTAAATCCTACTTCCCCATTGCCGTGCACAAGGTTAAGGGCGAAGAACGAATTCCGACCAAGATCGAAGAGCTTAAACCTGGCGACCGGATTGAGTTGCGCAATCAGGAGCTTATTCCCGCTGACGGAGTGCTGCTTCAAGGAGAGGCTTGGATCGATTACAGCTTCGTAACCGGAGAATCCGATTTGATTGAAAAGAATGAAGGTGAATTGCTTTATGCCGGTGGTCGTCAAACCAGTGGTAAGATTCAAGTGGAACTTACCCGGGAAGTAGACAACAGCTATTTGACTCAGCTGTGGAATCAGGACGCCTTTAAAGGTCAGAGCGGAGCAAAAGACCTCAAGCAAATTTCGGATCAAGTGAGCCGCTATTTTACGGTTGTTGTATTGGGAATAACTGCGGTGACCGGTATTTATTGGTACCTGAATGATCCCAGCGTAATGTGGAATGCCATAACAGCTGTACTTATCGTAGCATGCCCTTGTGCCTTGGCTTTGTGTGTGCCCTTTACCCTCGGAAACTCCATGCGTCTCTTAGGGTCTCGTGGACTCTATTTGAAAAATGCGGCAGTCATTGAGAAAATGGCTCGCATTACCGACATCGTTTTCGATAAAACCGGAACCATTACCCTCAACAACCAAATGCAAGTCAAATACCAGGGTCAGCCACTTAATGATACCGAACAAAATGCCATTTACACCCTGGTGAGTCAATCGATTCACCCGTTGAGTACTGCCATTCACAAACACCTAAATGGTGCGCAGGAACTGGCTACGGTCAAATTTGAGGAAATCCCGGGCCGCGGAATTGATGGTCGTATTGGGACTGATCACATTCGAATGGGTTCAGCTGAATTTATTGGAGTTTCTCAACCTGAAGCAACCCTGACCTCCGAGGTTCATTTGGAGATCAATGGTGAGGTAAAAGGGTGTTTTCAGCTCAAGCAACAATACCGAAAAGGACTCAAAGATCTTTTAAGCATTTTAAAGGCCCATTTCGAGCTCTATTTACTTTCTGGCGATAAGGACCATCAAAAAGAGGAATTGAGGCAAAAATTTGGCTGGGAAGCCATGTATTTTGATCAATCACCCATGAACAAGCTGGAATTCATTCAGACTTTACAAAAAGATCAGAAAGAAGTTATGATGATTGGTGATGGACTCAACGATGCCGGAGCGCTCAAGCAAAGTGATGTTGGGGTGGCCATTTCAGACCAGGTTCATCAGTTCTCCCCGGCATGTGATGCCCTATTTGCTGCGGGTAATTTTAACCGGCTTCCAAGAATTCTGGAATTCGCTCGAAAAAACCTTGTATTGATAAAAATTGGTTTCGTCATATCCTTCTTGTATAACATCGTTGGATTGTCGTTTGCAGTAAGCGGAACCCTCTCTCCGGTGATCGCTGCCCTACTTATGCCGATTAGTTCTGTATCCATTGTGGTTTTTGCCACAATCGGAAGTAATTATTACGCCCCAAAAATCACCTAA
- a CDS encoding lycopene cyclase domain-containing protein — MESYLYLLVNVFTIGMPLALSFDKKVHFRQYFPTILKALLWVAIPFIIWDILFTHYGIWGFNERYLIGIGLAGLPLEEILFFFTAPFACLFIYECLNAYFGTSRKSLIYRALSFAWALLILPLTLIHYDDVYTLFATGLTVLTLVWIGIQNASWTGQFYVSFAVSLIPFILVNSLLTGSWIEEEIVWYNRLETQGANWGTIPLEDFFYCFILLFWNTWFFERFKPSSPKS, encoded by the coding sequence ATGGAATCTTATCTCTATTTGCTCGTCAACGTGTTTACCATTGGAATGCCATTGGCCTTGAGCTTTGATAAAAAGGTACATTTTCGGCAGTACTTTCCCACCATTTTAAAAGCCCTCCTTTGGGTAGCCATTCCCTTTATCATATGGGACATCCTTTTTACCCATTACGGTATCTGGGGGTTCAATGAGCGGTATTTAATCGGCATCGGTCTGGCAGGTTTACCCCTGGAAGAGATTCTATTCTTTTTTACCGCGCCTTTTGCCTGCCTATTCATTTACGAATGTCTAAACGCCTATTTTGGCACCTCCAGAAAAAGTTTGATATACAGGGCCCTTTCTTTTGCTTGGGCTCTCCTCATATTGCCTTTAACCCTCATTCACTACGATGATGTTTATACCCTATTCGCGACGGGGTTAACCGTTTTGACCCTGGTTTGGATAGGTATTCAAAACGCCTCATGGACTGGTCAATTTTATGTATCATTCGCCGTTAGCCTTATTCCCTTTATTCTGGTGAATAGCCTGCTTACAGGTTCCTGGATCGAAGAAGAAATTGTGTGGTACAACCGCCTGGAAACTCAAGGTGCAAATTGGGGTACAATTCCCCTCGAAGATTTCTTTTATTGCTTCATTCTACTCTTTTGGAACACCTGGTTTTTCGAGCGTTTCAAACCATCTTCCCCAAAAAGCTGA
- a CDS encoding sterol desaturase family protein → MSDAPVGLIILSFILSFIAMEAVAWSTHKFIMHGPLWSWHQDHHQPTPGFWQRNDRFFLLFAIPGALLMVGGSVYHFPIAVSAGAGITAYGVTYFLLHDLLIHRRLVIFKSVKNPYLRAIRKAHQVHHRHRGQNPGECYGLLVVPIRYFREAYRKA, encoded by the coding sequence ATGTCTGATGCACCAGTGGGCCTAATTATTCTCAGTTTTATTCTGTCATTTATCGCCATGGAGGCCGTTGCCTGGTCCACCCATAAATTCATTATGCATGGTCCCTTATGGTCATGGCATCAGGATCACCATCAACCCACACCTGGATTTTGGCAACGAAACGACCGCTTCTTTCTTCTTTTTGCAATTCCCGGAGCCCTGTTAATGGTAGGTGGGTCGGTTTACCATTTTCCGATTGCCGTGTCCGCCGGTGCGGGAATAACGGCTTATGGAGTCACCTATTTTTTGCTCCACGATTTACTGATTCATCGCCGCTTGGTAATTTTTAAATCCGTTAAAAATCCCTACCTGAGAGCCATTCGAAAAGCACACCAGGTTCACCATCGCCACCGTGGTCAAAATCCAGGAGAATGCTATGGTCTCTTGGTTGTTCCCATTCGTTACTTTCGTGAAGCTTATCGCAAGGCCTAA